The Aquitalea magnusonii region AATCACGGGTCAGCGTGGCCAGGCGCAGCACATGCTCCTGCGGCGAGGCGGTGATACCGATATCCACCAGATCAGCCGCTTCCATGCTGGTGAGCACGGTAACGGCAATCAGCAGCGGACGCTGGCTGTAATGCGCCAGCCCTTCACGCGCGGCTTCCATCATGCGGCGGCCACCGGAAGCATGCACATTCACCATCCAGACACCGGCATCGGCTGCCACTTTGCAGGCATGGGCCACGGTATTGGGAATATCATGGAATTTCAGATCAAGAAATACCTGAAAACCACGCGCTGCCAGGCTTTCCACCAGGCTGCGACCACTGGCGGTAAACAGCTCCTTGCCCACTTTGAGGCGGCATTGTTGCGGATCAAGCCGGGCAGCAAATTCAAGAGCCGATGGCGCATCGGCAAAGTCCAGTGCCACAACGACAGGAGATGCCGGTTGCAGATCCAGACCGGCGGCAATTAGCGGATTCATGTCTTTTCCTGAATACAATCAATGAGTTTCCGAGCGGTTGGGCGTAAAGCTTTCCCACTCGCCGCAGGCGGGGCAATGCCAGAAGAAGGCCCGCGAGCGGAAATTGCAACATTTGCAGCGGTGTACCGTCAGCCGCGCTGCATGTTTCTGGATCAGCGCACGCGCCACTTCGGCGTCCATGCGTCCTTCCGGTGACAATTCGTCCATCTGTGCTTCTATCAGCCGGTACACCCCCATCAGGCTGGGGCGGGCATGCACGGAC contains the following coding sequences:
- the pyrF gene encoding orotidine-5'-phosphate decarboxylase — its product is MNPLIAAGLDLQPASPVVVALDFADAPSALEFAARLDPQQCRLKVGKELFTASGRSLVESLAARGFQVFLDLKFHDIPNTVAHACKVAADAGVWMVNVHASGGRRMMEAAREGLAHYSQRPLLIAVTVLTSMEAADLVDIGITASPQEHVLRLATLTRDCGLDGVVCSAQEAPMLKSALGQDFKLITPGIRLADSAADDQRRVMTPVAALQAGADYLVIGRPITRADAPLDVLCKINGDIASYRAALS